The following proteins are co-located in the Doryrhamphus excisus isolate RoL2022-K1 chromosome 3, RoL_Dexc_1.0, whole genome shotgun sequence genome:
- the nog3 gene encoding noggin-3, which yields MADCPLPLLLTLALLSAGACQHYFLLRPVPSDSLPVVDLKEDPDPLLDPKEKDLNETELRGALGGHFDADFMSVHEPDGEGAAGEPDPRPRLGGPMPKEIRAMEFEAPHGKKQKPGRKLRRRLQLWLWSYAFCPVVHAWNDLGSRFWPRYVKVGSCSSKRSCSVPEGMHCRPAGSSHLTLLRWRCLHRKAALRCAWIPVQYPVVSECKCACAN from the coding sequence ATGGCCGACTGTCCCTTGCCGCTGCTGCTGACGCTCGCGCTGCTGTCCGCGGGCGCGTGCCAGCACTACTTCCTGCTGCGTCCCGTCCCCAGCGACAGCCTCCCCGTCGTGGACCTCAAGGAGGACCCCGACCCGCTGCTGGACCCGAAGGAGAAGGACCTGAACGAGACGGAGCTGCGGGGCGCCCTGGGCGGACACTTTGACGCCGACTTCATGTCCGTGCACGAGCCGGACGGCGAGGGGGCGGCGGGCGAGCCCGACccgcggccccgcctcggcggACCCATGCCCAAAGAGATCCGGGCCATGGAGTTCGAGGCGCCGCACGGCAAGAAGCAGAAGCCGGGCAGGAAGCTCCGGCGGCGGCTGCAGCTGTGGCTGTGGTCGTACGCCTTCTGCCCGGTGGTCCACGCCTGGAACGACCTGGGCAGCCGCTTCTGGCCGCGCTACGTCAAGGTGGGCAGCTGCTCCAGCAAGCGCTCCTGTTCCGTGCCGGAGGGCATGCACTGCAGGCCGGCCGGGTCCTCCCACCTCACCCTGCTCAGGTGGCGCTGCCTGCACCGGAAGGCGGCTCTCAGGTGCGCCTGGATCCCCGTTCAGTACCCCGTCGTGTCCGAGTGCAAGTGCGCCTGCGCCAACTGA
- the LOC131126596 gene encoding chromobox protein homolog 2-like: protein MEGVTVGQVFDAECILSKRPRKGKFEYLIKWRGWSSKHNSWEPEENILDPRLLAAFHKREQERELLFQKKGKRPRGRPRKIPLPTLPAAKESRSSSSSYSGLSSSPSSSEEEDDEHEHKKAKTSPRLHPVPQKRPQILLAKPDPPRKKRGRKPLHPDLRALKQSKSRQLTPPPRHHQLLRLPREESRPGVKKPLQPASFTYTGLSRTGRDETTSAAHSSAFSQSATSKGGAQGCTWNRPLPASSPSPSHVKAGSSPQTKSLLSELKRSISESGGGRGDAFKATPPPLKLAGGSAGSFGGQAGGQRSVLGHRRQDSHGGHSAPGQHKQVLSKASSSSHRAANQALSLRALNLQSVTKTPPGGHQGNSGAAVRSSSRSGSLVVIKDSRMSTGAQRPILPAGGGAEKSRKDASLSAGGARSAGAGRQDERKPSRSLNELSTGDSDESSSSESEPDAASYPSNSRPSLGDAATESDTETDWRPARSLLEQVFVTDITANFITVTVKESPTSVGFFNQRNH, encoded by the exons ATGGAGGGGGTCACGGTGGGCCAGGTATTTGATGCCGAATGCATCCTCAGCAAACGGCCGAGAAAG GGAAAGTTCGAGTATCTCATCAAGTGGAGAGGGTGGTCGTCCAA GCACAACAGTTGGGAGCCAGAGGAGAACATTTTGGACCCGAGGTTACTGGCAGCGTTTCACAAAAG GGAACAAGAACGAGAACTTCTATTTCAGAAGAAAGGAAAGCGGCCGAGAGGACGTCCACGCAAGATTCCG CTGCCGACACTGCCCGCTGCCAAAGAAAGCCgctcgtcgtcgtcgtcctaCTCGGGCCTGTCGTCATCGCCGTCGTCGTCcgaggaggaagatgacgagCACGAGCACAAGAAGGCCAAAACGAGCCCCCGGCTCCACCCGGTCCCCCAGAAGAGGCCCCAGATCCTGCTGGCCAAGCCCGACCCGCCGCGTAAAAAGCGTGGGCGGAAGCCGCTTCACCCGGACCTGAGGGCGCTGAAACAGTCCAAAAGTAGACAGCTGACTCCGCCCCCACGCCACCACCAGCTGCTCCGCCTTCCCAGGGAGGAGTCTCGGCCGGGGGTCAAGAAGCCGCTGCAGCCGGCCAGCTTCACTTACACCGGGCTGAGCAGGACCGGAAGGGACGAGACCACGTCCGCCGCCCACAGCTCCGCGTTCTCTCAGTCGGCGACGTCCAAAGGCGGCGCTCAGGGCTGCACTTGGAACCGCCCCCTGCCGGCATCCTCGCCGTCGCCCTCTCACGTCAAAGCCGGCAGTTCACCGCAAACAAAGAGCTTGCTCTCCGAGCTGAAGCGCTCCATTTCCGAGTCTGGCGGCGGGCGAGGAGACGCCTTTAAAGCGACTCCGCCCCCTCTGAAACTGGCCGGAGGTTCAGCAGGAAGCTTTGGGGGTCAGGCTGGAGGTCAGCGCTCCGTGCTGGGCCACAGGAGGCAGGACAGCCACGGCGGTCACTCGGCGCCGGGCCAACACAAACAAGTGCTTTCCAAAGCGTCGTCGTCGTCACACCGAGCGGCCAATCAGGCGCTCAGCCTTCGCGCACTCAACCTGCAGAGCGTCACGAAGACGCCACCCGGTGGCCACCAGGGGAATAGCGGCGCGGCCGTGCGCTCCAGTTCACGTAGCGGCAGCCTGGTGGTGATCAAGGACTCTCGAATGTCAACGGGAGCGCAGCGTCCGATTCTTCCTGCCGGTGGCGGCGCTGAGAAGAGCAGAAAGGACGCGTCGCTGTCAGCGGGCGGCGCTCGCTCGGCAGGCGCCGGCAGGCAGGACGAGCGCAAACCGAGCCGCAGCTTGAACGAGCTCAGCACGGGCGACTCCGACGAGAGCAGCAGTAGCGAATCGGAACCAGACGCCGCCTCCTATCCCAGCAACAGCCGCCCCAGCCTCGGCGACGCCGCCACCGAGTCGGACACGGAAACAGACTGGCGGCCGGCGCGGAGCCTTCTGGAACAAGTGTTTGTCACCGACATCACTGCCAACTTCATCACGGTCACCGTGAAGGAGTCGCCGACCAGCGTCGGCTTCTTCAACCAGCGGAACCACTGA
- the LOC131126597 gene encoding cytochrome c oxidase assembly protein COX11, mitochondrial, translated as MLLPLVLRQSLCRPAASAVPPLTCLRSLHCDPRRSLHFLRLGLPLRPNVPSRGVKSRKRPSQEEQRKTRNKTVLTYVAAAGVGMIGLSYAAVPLYRLYCQATGLGGAAVAGHDTDLVETMEPVKERVIKVAFNADTHASIQWNFRPQQTEIFVVPGETALAFYRAKNPTDKPIIGISTYNVVPFEAGQYFNKIQCFCFEEQRLNPHEEVDMPVFFYIDPEFDVDPKMARVDTIMLSYTFFEAKEGQTLPVPGYSYN; from the exons ATGCTGCTTCCCCTGGTCCTCCGACAGTCCCTATGCCGACCGGCGGCCTCTGCGGTCCCACCGCTGACCTGTCTGAGGTCCCTTCACTGTGACCCCAGAAGGTCGCTCCACTTCCTGCGGCTGGGGCTCCCCCTGCGACCAAACGTTCCGAGCCGTGGAGTCAAAAGCCGGAAGAGGCCGAGCCAGGAGGAGCAGAGGAAGACCAGGAACAAGACGGTGCTCACGTACGTCGCCGCTGCCGGCGTGGGCATGATCGGCCTTTCGTACGCCGCCGTGCCGCTCTACCGCCTTTACTGCCAG GCGACCGGGCTGGGCGGCGCGGCGGTGGCCGGCCACGACACGGACCTGGTGGAGACGATGGAACCCGTGAAGGAGCGCGTCATCAAAGTGGCCTTCAACGCCGACACGCACGCCAGCATACAGTGGAACTTCAGGCCGCAGCAGACGGAGATCTTC GTGGTCCCGGGTGAGACGGCCCTGGCCTTCTACAGAGCGAAGAACCCCACCGATAAACCCATCATCGGCATCTCCACCTACAACGTGGTGCCCTTCGAGGCAGGACAGTACTTCAACAAGATCCAG TGCTTCTGCTTCGAGGAGCAGCGTCTGAACCCTCACGAGGAAGTGGACATGCCCGTCTTCTTTTACATCGACCCGGAGTTTGACGTGGACCCCAAGATGGCGCGGGTGGACACCATCATGTTGTCCTACACCTTCTTTGAAGCCAAGGAGGGTCAGACGCTGCCTGTGCCGGGATACAGCTACAACTGA
- the rab40b gene encoding ras-related protein Rab-40B isoform X1: MSHRGSPVRAYDFLLKFLLVGDSDVGKAEIVASLQDGASESPYGHNMGIDYKTTTILLNGRRVKLQLWDASGQGRFCTIFRSYSRGAQGVILVYDITNRWSFDGIERWIKEIEEHAPGVPKILVGNRLHLAYKRQVTTEQARVYAEKLDITFFEVSPLCNFNVTESFTELARIVLMRHGTERLWRPNKVLSLQDLCCRAIVSCTPVHLVDKLPLPLALKCHLKSFSMANGLNARMMHGRSYAVATTPSALRHGPAKRSGGTLLKKPKHVHPPPLSPSAQSCRNGCKIS; this comes from the exons ATGAGCCACCGAGGCAGCCCGGTCCGAGCCTACGACTTCCTGCTCAAGTTCCTGCTGGTGGGCGACAGTGATGTGGGCAAGGCCGAGATCGTGGCGAGCCTGCAGGACGGAGCCAGCGAGTCACCGTATGGACACAACATGG GCATCGACTACAAGACCACCACCATCCTTCTGAACGGCAGGAGAGTCAAACTCCAGCTGTG GGACGCATCCGGTCAGGGACGCTTCTGCACCATCTTCAGATCTTATTCCAGAGGAGCTCAG GGCGTCATCCTGGTGTACGACATCACCAACCGCTGGTCCTTTGATGGCATCGAGCGCTGGATCAAAGAGATCGAGGAG CATGCGCCAGGGGTTCCTAAAATCCTGGTCGGGAACCGCCTCCACCTTGCCTACAAACGTCAGGTGACCACGGAGCAGGCGCGAGTATACGCCGAAAAGCTGGACATCACCTTCTTTGAGGTCAGCCCGCTGTGCAACTTCAACGTCACCGAGTCGTTCACCGAGCTGGCACGCATCGTCCTCATGAGACACGGCACGGAGCGCCTGTGGAGGCCCAACAAAG TGTTGAGTCTTCAGGATCTCTGCTGTCGCGCCATCGTCTCCTGCACCCCCGTCCACCTGGTGGATAAGCTCCCGTTGCCGCTGGCTCTCAAGTGTCACCTCAAGTCGTTCTCCATGGCCAACGGCCTCAACGCCCGCATGATGCACGGGCGCTCCTACGCCGTCGCCACCACCCCCTCCGCACTCCGCCACGGCCCGGCCAAAAGATCCGGAGGAACGCTGCTGAAAAAGCCTAAACACGTCCATCCGCCGCCTCTCAGCCCGTCCGCACAGAGCTGCAGAAACGGCTGTAAGATCTCCTAA
- the rab40b gene encoding ras-related protein Rab-40B isoform X2: MPWTCQECIDYKTTTILLNGRRVKLQLWDASGQGRFCTIFRSYSRGAQGVILVYDITNRWSFDGIERWIKEIEEHAPGVPKILVGNRLHLAYKRQVTTEQARVYAEKLDITFFEVSPLCNFNVTESFTELARIVLMRHGTERLWRPNKVLSLQDLCCRAIVSCTPVHLVDKLPLPLALKCHLKSFSMANGLNARMMHGRSYAVATTPSALRHGPAKRSGGTLLKKPKHVHPPPLSPSAQSCRNGCKIS; this comes from the exons ATGCCTTGGACATGCCAAGAAT GCATCGACTACAAGACCACCACCATCCTTCTGAACGGCAGGAGAGTCAAACTCCAGCTGTG GGACGCATCCGGTCAGGGACGCTTCTGCACCATCTTCAGATCTTATTCCAGAGGAGCTCAG GGCGTCATCCTGGTGTACGACATCACCAACCGCTGGTCCTTTGATGGCATCGAGCGCTGGATCAAAGAGATCGAGGAG CATGCGCCAGGGGTTCCTAAAATCCTGGTCGGGAACCGCCTCCACCTTGCCTACAAACGTCAGGTGACCACGGAGCAGGCGCGAGTATACGCCGAAAAGCTGGACATCACCTTCTTTGAGGTCAGCCCGCTGTGCAACTTCAACGTCACCGAGTCGTTCACCGAGCTGGCACGCATCGTCCTCATGAGACACGGCACGGAGCGCCTGTGGAGGCCCAACAAAG TGTTGAGTCTTCAGGATCTCTGCTGTCGCGCCATCGTCTCCTGCACCCCCGTCCACCTGGTGGATAAGCTCCCGTTGCCGCTGGCTCTCAAGTGTCACCTCAAGTCGTTCTCCATGGCCAACGGCCTCAACGCCCGCATGATGCACGGGCGCTCCTACGCCGTCGCCACCACCCCCTCCGCACTCCGCCACGGCCCGGCCAAAAGATCCGGAGGAACGCTGCTGAAAAAGCCTAAACACGTCCATCCGCCGCCTCTCAGCCCGTCCGCACAGAGCTGCAGAAACGGCTGTAAGATCTCCTAA
- the LOC131125010 gene encoding prolyl 4-hydroxylase subunit alpha-1-like isoform X2 produces the protein MTSNTCSHLARECFISMPASCFRYSVRKMAVCCLLLIFITSSSAVNEYFTSIGHMTDLLYTEKDLVASLKDYIQAEENKLEQIKKWAEQLDSLSAAAIRDPEGFLGHPVNAFKLMKRLSREWGELENLVLTNMSDGFISNLTIRRQHFPNEVDQTGVAEALLRLQDTYELDTNTLAKGELPGSSSLRGTLTADDCYDLGKVAFQEDDFYHTELWMSQALRQLDQGEPPGTVDAVTILDYLSYSLYQQGELESAMEFTKRLLQLDPSKKQAETNLRYFEYHLEKLQNGEETEETLRMGRAAPNMEDDNMYEKLCRGKSAEMTPRRQSRLFCRYRDGGRHPRFVIGPVKEEDEWDHPRIVRYHDIVTDEEMDKLKELAKPRLRRSLVVDSRSGCSHEASAWLGQHEHPVVDLMAQRIGDVTGLDVSTAEQLQVANYGVGGQYEPHYDFNREDEPDSFAELGTGNRIATWLLYMSDVQAGGATVFTDAGAAVWPKKQTVYLMKCPRCLGHKGSAVFWYNLHPSGDGDYRTRHAACPVLVGSKWVANVWLHERGQEFRRRCPLRRSKSARVNRITH, from the exons ATGACTAGCAACACCTGCAGCCACTTGGCAAGAGAGTGCTTCATTAGCATGCCAGCTAGCTGCTTTCGGTATTCAGTGCG CAAGATGGCGGTCTGTTGCTTGTTGTTGATCTTCATCACATCTTCCTCGGCCGTCAATGAGTACTTCACATCCATCG gtcacatgactgaccTCCTGTACACGGAGAAGGACCTGGTGGCCTCGCTGAAGGATTACATCCAAGCTGAAGAGAACAAACTGGAGCAGATTAAGAA GTGGGCCGAGCAGCTGGACAGCCTCTCTGCTGCTGCCATCCGGGACCCCGAAGGCTTCCTGGGCCATCCCGTGAACGCTTTTAAACTGATGAAGCGGCTGAGCAGGGAGTGGGGCGAGTTGGAGAACCTGGTGCTCACCAACATGTCTGACG GGTTCATCTCCAACCTCACCATCAGGAGGCAGCACTTCCCCAACGAAGTAGACCAGACTGGTGTGGCCGAGGCCTTGCTGAGGCTGCAGGACACGTACGAGCTGGACACCAACACCCTCGCCAAAGGAGAGCTGCCAG GAAGCTCCTCCCTCCGCGGCACCCTGACGGCGGACGACTGCTACGACCTTGGAAAGGTGGCGTTCCAGGAGGACGACTTCTACCACACGGAGCTGTGGATGTCCCAGGCTCTGAGACAGCTGGACCAGGGGGAGCCGCCCGGCACCGTGGATGCAGTCACCATCCTGGACTATCTCAGCTACTCCCTCTACCAGCAGGGGGAGCTGGAGAGCGCCATGGAGTTTACCAAGCGGCTGCTGCAGTTGG acCCCAGTAAAAAGCAAGCTGAAACAAACCTTCGCTACTTTGAGTACCACCTGGAGAAGCTGCAGAATGGGGAGGAGACGGAGGAGACGCTCAGGATGGGTCGAGCTGCCCCAAACATGGAGGACGACAACATGTATGAGAAGCTGTGTCGTGGCAAGAGCGCTGAAATG ACTCCCCGCAGACAGAGTCGCCTCTTCTGCCGTTACCGTGACGGCGGTCGCCATCCGAGGTTCGTGATCGGTCCTGTGAAAGAGGAGGACGAGTGGGACCATCCCCGCATCGTTCGATATCATGACATAGTGACGGACGAGGAGATGGACAAGTTGAAAGAGCTTGCCAAACCCAGG CTAAGGCGTTCCCTAGTGGTCGACAGTCGGTCAGGCTGTTCTCACGAGGCCAG TGCCTGGCTGGGACAACACGAGCATCCCGTCGTGGACCTGATGGCCCAGAGGATTGGGGACGTCACCGGCTTGGACGTTTCCACAGCAGAGCAGCTGCAG GTGGCAAACTATGGCGTTGGAGGACAGTATGAACCACATTACGATTTTAATCGG GAAGATGAGCCCGACTCCTTTGCAGAGCTTGGGACGGGAAACCGAATCGCCACCTGGCTGCTTTAC ATGAGCGACGTGCAGGCAGGGGGCGCCACAGTCTTCACGGATGCGGGAGCTGCTGTTTGGCCCAAGAAG CAaactgtgtacctaatgaagtgtccacgCTGTCTGGGTCACAAGGGGTCGGCGGTGTTCTGGTACAACCTTCACCCCAGCGGAGACGGAGACTATCGGACCAGACACGCCGCCTGTCCCGTCCTTGTGGGAAGCAAGTGGG TGGCCAATGTGTGGCTGCACGAACGAGGGCAAGAGTTCAGGCGGCGCTGTCCGCTCCGAAGGTCCAAGAGCGCACGTGTCAACCGGATTACACATTAA
- the LOC131125010 gene encoding prolyl 4-hydroxylase subunit alpha-1-like isoform X1, which translates to MTSNTCSHLARECFISMPASCFRYSVRKMAVCCLLLIFITSSSAVNEYFTSIGHMTDLLYTEKDLVASLKDYIQAEENKLEQIKKWAEQLDSLSAAAIRDPEGFLGHPVNAFKLMKRLSREWGELENLVLTNMSDGFISNLTIRRQHFPNEVDQTGVAEALLRLQDTYELDTNTLAKGELPGSSSLRGTLTADDCYDLGKVAFQEDDFYHTELWMSQALRQLDQGEPPGTVDAVTILDYLSYSLYQQGELESAMEFTKRLLQLDPSKKQAETNLRYFEYHLEKLQNGEETEETLRMGRAAPNMEDDNMYEKLCRGKSAEMTPRRQSRLFCRYRDGGRHPRFVIGPVKEEDEWDHPRIVRYHDIVTDEEMDKLKELAKPRLRRSLVVDSRSGCSHEARYRISENAWLGQHEHPVVDLMAQRIGDVTGLDVSTAEQLQVANYGVGGQYEPHYDFNREDEPDSFAELGTGNRIATWLLYMSDVQAGGATVFTDAGAAVWPKKQTVYLMKCPRCLGHKGSAVFWYNLHPSGDGDYRTRHAACPVLVGSKWVANVWLHERGQEFRRRCPLRRSKSARVNRITH; encoded by the exons ATGACTAGCAACACCTGCAGCCACTTGGCAAGAGAGTGCTTCATTAGCATGCCAGCTAGCTGCTTTCGGTATTCAGTGCG CAAGATGGCGGTCTGTTGCTTGTTGTTGATCTTCATCACATCTTCCTCGGCCGTCAATGAGTACTTCACATCCATCG gtcacatgactgaccTCCTGTACACGGAGAAGGACCTGGTGGCCTCGCTGAAGGATTACATCCAAGCTGAAGAGAACAAACTGGAGCAGATTAAGAA GTGGGCCGAGCAGCTGGACAGCCTCTCTGCTGCTGCCATCCGGGACCCCGAAGGCTTCCTGGGCCATCCCGTGAACGCTTTTAAACTGATGAAGCGGCTGAGCAGGGAGTGGGGCGAGTTGGAGAACCTGGTGCTCACCAACATGTCTGACG GGTTCATCTCCAACCTCACCATCAGGAGGCAGCACTTCCCCAACGAAGTAGACCAGACTGGTGTGGCCGAGGCCTTGCTGAGGCTGCAGGACACGTACGAGCTGGACACCAACACCCTCGCCAAAGGAGAGCTGCCAG GAAGCTCCTCCCTCCGCGGCACCCTGACGGCGGACGACTGCTACGACCTTGGAAAGGTGGCGTTCCAGGAGGACGACTTCTACCACACGGAGCTGTGGATGTCCCAGGCTCTGAGACAGCTGGACCAGGGGGAGCCGCCCGGCACCGTGGATGCAGTCACCATCCTGGACTATCTCAGCTACTCCCTCTACCAGCAGGGGGAGCTGGAGAGCGCCATGGAGTTTACCAAGCGGCTGCTGCAGTTGG acCCCAGTAAAAAGCAAGCTGAAACAAACCTTCGCTACTTTGAGTACCACCTGGAGAAGCTGCAGAATGGGGAGGAGACGGAGGAGACGCTCAGGATGGGTCGAGCTGCCCCAAACATGGAGGACGACAACATGTATGAGAAGCTGTGTCGTGGCAAGAGCGCTGAAATG ACTCCCCGCAGACAGAGTCGCCTCTTCTGCCGTTACCGTGACGGCGGTCGCCATCCGAGGTTCGTGATCGGTCCTGTGAAAGAGGAGGACGAGTGGGACCATCCCCGCATCGTTCGATATCATGACATAGTGACGGACGAGGAGATGGACAAGTTGAAAGAGCTTGCCAAACCCAGG CTAAGGCGTTCCCTAGTGGTCGACAGTCGGTCAGGCTGTTCTCACGAGGCCAGGTACAGAATCTCGGAGAA TGCCTGGCTGGGACAACACGAGCATCCCGTCGTGGACCTGATGGCCCAGAGGATTGGGGACGTCACCGGCTTGGACGTTTCCACAGCAGAGCAGCTGCAG GTGGCAAACTATGGCGTTGGAGGACAGTATGAACCACATTACGATTTTAATCGG GAAGATGAGCCCGACTCCTTTGCAGAGCTTGGGACGGGAAACCGAATCGCCACCTGGCTGCTTTAC ATGAGCGACGTGCAGGCAGGGGGCGCCACAGTCTTCACGGATGCGGGAGCTGCTGTTTGGCCCAAGAAG CAaactgtgtacctaatgaagtgtccacgCTGTCTGGGTCACAAGGGGTCGGCGGTGTTCTGGTACAACCTTCACCCCAGCGGAGACGGAGACTATCGGACCAGACACGCCGCCTGTCCCGTCCTTGTGGGAAGCAAGTGGG TGGCCAATGTGTGGCTGCACGAACGAGGGCAAGAGTTCAGGCGGCGCTGTCCGCTCCGAAGGTCCAAGAGCGCACGTGTCAACCGGATTACACATTAA
- the LOC131125010 gene encoding prolyl 4-hydroxylase subunit alpha-1-like isoform X3 yields the protein MTSNTCSHLARECFISMPASCFRYSVRKMAVCCLLLIFITSSSAVNEYFTSIGHMTDLLYTEKDLVASLKDYIQAEENKLEQIKKWAEQLDSLSAAAIRDPEGFLGHPVNAFKLMKRLSREWGELENLVLTNMSDGFISNLTIRRQHFPNEVDQTGVAEALLRLQDTYELDTNTLAKGELPGSSSLRGTLTADDCYDLGKVAFQEDDFYHTELWMSQALRQLDQGEPPGTVDAVTILDYLSYSLYQQGELESAMEFTKRLLQLDPSKKQAETNLRYFEYHLEKLQNGEETEETLRMGRAAPNMEDDNMYEKLCRGKSAEMTPRRQSRLFCRYRDGGRHPRFVIGPVKEEDEWDHPRIVRYHDIVTDEEMDKLKELAKPRLRRSLVVDSRSGCSHEARYRISENAWLGQHEHPVVDLMAQRIGDVTGLDVSTAEQLQVANYGVGGQYEPHYDFNREDEPDSFAELGTGNRIATWLLYMSDVQAGGATVFTDAGAAVWPKKGSAVFWYNLHPSGDGDYRTRHAACPVLVGSKWVANVWLHERGQEFRRRCPLRRSKSARVNRITH from the exons ATGACTAGCAACACCTGCAGCCACTTGGCAAGAGAGTGCTTCATTAGCATGCCAGCTAGCTGCTTTCGGTATTCAGTGCG CAAGATGGCGGTCTGTTGCTTGTTGTTGATCTTCATCACATCTTCCTCGGCCGTCAATGAGTACTTCACATCCATCG gtcacatgactgaccTCCTGTACACGGAGAAGGACCTGGTGGCCTCGCTGAAGGATTACATCCAAGCTGAAGAGAACAAACTGGAGCAGATTAAGAA GTGGGCCGAGCAGCTGGACAGCCTCTCTGCTGCTGCCATCCGGGACCCCGAAGGCTTCCTGGGCCATCCCGTGAACGCTTTTAAACTGATGAAGCGGCTGAGCAGGGAGTGGGGCGAGTTGGAGAACCTGGTGCTCACCAACATGTCTGACG GGTTCATCTCCAACCTCACCATCAGGAGGCAGCACTTCCCCAACGAAGTAGACCAGACTGGTGTGGCCGAGGCCTTGCTGAGGCTGCAGGACACGTACGAGCTGGACACCAACACCCTCGCCAAAGGAGAGCTGCCAG GAAGCTCCTCCCTCCGCGGCACCCTGACGGCGGACGACTGCTACGACCTTGGAAAGGTGGCGTTCCAGGAGGACGACTTCTACCACACGGAGCTGTGGATGTCCCAGGCTCTGAGACAGCTGGACCAGGGGGAGCCGCCCGGCACCGTGGATGCAGTCACCATCCTGGACTATCTCAGCTACTCCCTCTACCAGCAGGGGGAGCTGGAGAGCGCCATGGAGTTTACCAAGCGGCTGCTGCAGTTGG acCCCAGTAAAAAGCAAGCTGAAACAAACCTTCGCTACTTTGAGTACCACCTGGAGAAGCTGCAGAATGGGGAGGAGACGGAGGAGACGCTCAGGATGGGTCGAGCTGCCCCAAACATGGAGGACGACAACATGTATGAGAAGCTGTGTCGTGGCAAGAGCGCTGAAATG ACTCCCCGCAGACAGAGTCGCCTCTTCTGCCGTTACCGTGACGGCGGTCGCCATCCGAGGTTCGTGATCGGTCCTGTGAAAGAGGAGGACGAGTGGGACCATCCCCGCATCGTTCGATATCATGACATAGTGACGGACGAGGAGATGGACAAGTTGAAAGAGCTTGCCAAACCCAGG CTAAGGCGTTCCCTAGTGGTCGACAGTCGGTCAGGCTGTTCTCACGAGGCCAGGTACAGAATCTCGGAGAA TGCCTGGCTGGGACAACACGAGCATCCCGTCGTGGACCTGATGGCCCAGAGGATTGGGGACGTCACCGGCTTGGACGTTTCCACAGCAGAGCAGCTGCAG GTGGCAAACTATGGCGTTGGAGGACAGTATGAACCACATTACGATTTTAATCGG GAAGATGAGCCCGACTCCTTTGCAGAGCTTGGGACGGGAAACCGAATCGCCACCTGGCTGCTTTAC ATGAGCGACGTGCAGGCAGGGGGCGCCACAGTCTTCACGGATGCGGGAGCTGCTGTTTGGCCCAAGAAG GGGTCGGCGGTGTTCTGGTACAACCTTCACCCCAGCGGAGACGGAGACTATCGGACCAGACACGCCGCCTGTCCCGTCCTTGTGGGAAGCAAGTGGG TGGCCAATGTGTGGCTGCACGAACGAGGGCAAGAGTTCAGGCGGCGCTGTCCGCTCCGAAGGTCCAAGAGCGCACGTGTCAACCGGATTACACATTAA